A single region of the Pyricularia oryzae 70-15 chromosome 4, whole genome shotgun sequence genome encodes:
- a CDS encoding pyoverdine/dityrosine biosynthesis family protein, which yields MHLATPVTPPATDELDTQQFQKLATDPTTPPKDHFFQPKTTSESPFANSDPSHLSKAQQILDIIHRYKPATRPGSYDPTVDGVKFLSQICATLAANQHISMCLPAFPFKSPNRRAKVLGTLPDMAEAFALANLNGMCAAIKDVYTPGATLCIISDGLVYNDLLGVPDRDVWNYGEALRNMSAAAGLHHIEFSRLQDLMPHNVNLPAHVDEKAYVDNAAAIRSAFLDAYNDDLYDANLGISQSDDTCMTYRGYIRFLQTDLEHVLPLSDTRSKSQYKKEIEQTAKKMLHRGDAFARAIKTKFGGDCIRLSIHPSTGSTKIPVSPLPTDGIYTTPWHCTIAFRLDGTVSTAPRSTFEGDATLELVQDAQGVPSYFREKTDLLSWGGNKGGIVAEPIYPSGWLIRPATPGAMEMSDIDTAKVRALSELNSPVVLRGFSGTQSRDALIAKAHEFGNPLPWKFGLVLEVKDRGADARGLNNVLSAERMPFHFDGLFKTEKQYSQETGEEELVPVPPHFQLFAAVTPSPPDTGYTVFSTSRLIFRHLADKGLSVEQMSGMRWSARTSAFDASVIRNLQLVVDHPSSGRPCLRYHEPWPSSRTVFDQTIIELQGGDISTGSSSEICAKIDSVLHDRRVAYYHSWEEGDLLVSDNILNMHTRSEFVAGCDRELWRIHFD from the coding sequence ATGCATTTGGCAACTCCCGTCACCCCTCCAGCTACCGATGAGCTTGATACACAACAGTTCCAGAAGCTGGCAACTGACCCAACCACCCCTCCAAAAGATCATTTCTTTCAACCAAAAACAACATCAGAATCCCCATTTGCGAACTCAGATCCCAGTCACCTCTCCAAAGCCCAGCAAATTCTCGACATTATTCACAGATACAAACCAGCCACCCGACCTGGCAGCTATGACCCCACCGTCGATGGGGTCAAGTTCCTCTCGCAAATATGCGCCACGCTCGCCGCCAACCAGCACATATCAATGTGCCTACCCGCCTTTCCATTCAAGTCACCCAACCGCCGGGCCAAAGTCTTGGGGACCCTGCCCGACATGGCCGAGGCATTTGCTCTCGCCAACCTGAACGGCATGTGCGCCGCCATCAAGGACGTTTACACACCCGGCGCCACACTCTGTATCATCTCGGACGGACTTGTGTACAACGACCTGCTAGGTGTGCCGGACCGCGATGTCTGGAACTATGGAGAGGCCCTACGCAACATGTCGGCCGCCGCTGGCCTCCACCACATCGAGTTCTCGCGGCTCCAGGATTTGATGCCACACAACGTCAACCTGCCCGCCCATGTCGACGAGAAAGCGTACGTCGACAACGCAGCCGCCATCCGCTCGGCGTTTCTCGATGCATACAATGATGACTTGTACGACGCGAACCTCGGAATATCCCAGAGCGATGATACTTGCATGACGTACAGAGGCTACATTCGCTTCCTGCAGACCGACCTCGAACATGTCCTGCCGTTGTCCGACACTCGTTCCAAATCACAATACAAGAAGGAGATCGAGCAGACGGCCAAGAAGATGTTACATCGAGGCGACGCCTTTGCCCGCGCAATCAAGACAAAGTTTGGCGGAGATTGCATCCGGCTCAGCATCCACCCCAGCACGGGCAGCACCAAGATCCCCGTCAGCCCGCTGCCGACTGACGGCATCTACACGACGCCATGGCACTGCACCATTGCTTTTAGACTAGATGGCACAGTCTCAACGGCACCGAGAAGCACGTTTGAAGGCGACGCGACACTGGAGTTGGTACAAGACGCGCAAGGGGTGCCGAGTTACTTTCGCGAGAAGACAGACCTGCTGTCCTGGGGTGGCAACAAGGGCGGCATCGTCGCAGAGCCCATCTACCCGTCTGGTTGGCTGATTCGCCCGGCCACACCTGGAGCCATGGAAATGTCCGATATCGACACGGCCAAGGTGCGGGCGCTGAGCGAGCTAAACTCACCCGTCGTTCTGCGCGGGTTCAGCGGGACCCAGTCGCGTGATGCCCTCATTGCCAAGGCCCATGAGTTCGGCAATCCTCTGCCGTGGAAGTTTGGATTGGTGCTGGAAGTCAAAGACCGGGGCGCGGACGCGCGGGGCCTCAACAACGTGCTGTCGGCCGAGAGGATGCCATTTCACTTTGACGGACTGTTCAAAACGGAGAAGCAATACAGCCAGGAGACAGGAGAGGAAGAGCTTGTGCCTGTTCCGCCCCATTTTCAACTCTTTGCAGCCGtgacgccgtcgccgcccgaCACTGGCTACACCGTCTTCTCAACATCTCGGCTGATATTTCGCCATCTAGCAGACAAGGGCCTGTCAGTTGAGCAGATGAGCGGCATGCGATGGTCAGCCAGGACATCAGCGTTTGACGCCTCAGTGATTAGAAATCTGCAACTTGTCGTCGACCATCCGAGCAGTGGCAGGCCCTGCCTACGATACCACGAACCATGGCCGAGCAGCAGGACTGTTTTCGACCAGACGATCATAGAGCTTCAAGGAGGAGACATTTCGACGGGGAGCAGTAGTGAGATATGTGCCAAGATCGATAGCGTCTTGCACGATCGACGGGTTGCCTACTATCACTCGTGGGAAGAGGGTGATCTACTTGTCAGCGACAACATTTTGAACATGCACACAAGGAGCGAGTTTGTTGCGGGCTGTGACAGAGAACTTTGGAGAATTCATTTTGATTAA
- a CDS encoding FAD monooxygenase yields the protein MPNSEHELDHQVDLVVVGGGPTGLLSALLASRLGLTVSVIDAKPGPLELGGADALNARTQQYLEIVGIMDELLPKGLKCNTSSTFADGQFKSRQSHWWTGLQHCQHKNFLMLGQPAIEATLLARLGAHSVHYSERATAAAEDDAGVTIHTSAGRAVRARYAVAADGARSTLRAALGIPFAGTEPEMRWAVLDAFVDTDLPVRRSEIVTFELRGQSRVAWIPRERGMARFYVLLDGGDVTQQRAEASIGEHLAPHRVEFVRTEWFSAFDVKERIAETFISRNGAGRIILAGDAAHVHSVNGGQGLNTGIADAFALVWRLALVVNNDKLANLTPDAAARLMGSYDAERRKTADGVIDVAARLVRNTIGSAEEYVSTIEKNAGYITGMGVMYDGMTSALVVEGEQMGVWKAGRRCPDILLSRPGGQETRLYAEVTYGSYLILGIGGVDTGSEFVDFSTRFSLFSSAQVCKNSGAPQANSFVGEDIKESDKFVVVVRPDMYIGFVGAGDSWKEYMGQIFKG from the exons ATGCCTAATTCAGAACATGAACTCGACCACCAGGTTGACCTTGTCGTTGTCGGCGGTGGCCCTACAGGCCTCTTATCCGCTTTACTGGCAAGTCGCCTCGGATTGACTGTCAGCGTGATAG ACGCCAAACCCGGGCCACTAGAGCTTGGCGGCGCCGATGCCCTCAACGCCCGCACGCAACAATACCTCGAGATTGTAGGCATTATGGATGAGCTCCTTCCCAAGGGCCTAAAATGCAACA CAAGCTCGACCTTTGCGGACGGCCAGTTCAAATCCCGCCAGAGCCACTGGTGGACGGGCCTCCAGCACTGCCAGCACAAAAACTTTCTCATGCTCGGCCAGCCCGCCATCGAAGCGACGCTGCTCGCCCGGCTCGGCGCCCATTCAGTGCACTACTCGGAGCGCGCCACCGCCGCAGCCGAGGACGACGCGGGCGTCACCATCCACACCAGCGCGGGCCGCGCCGTCCGCGCCCGGTACGCCGTGGCGGCCGACGGGGCGCGGTCGACGCTGCGCGCGGCGCTGGGCATCCCGTTCGCGGGCACCGAGCCCGAGATGCGGTGGGCGGTGCTCGACGCGTTTGTCGACACGGACCTGCCCGTGCGTCGCAGCGAGATTGTCACGTTTGAGCTGCGTGGGCAGAGCAGGGTCGCGTGGATCCCGAGGGAGCGCGGCATGGCGAGGTTCTACGTCCTGCTGGACGGCGGCGATGTCACGCAGCAGAGGGCCGAGGCGTCCATCGGGGAGCACTTGGCGCCGCATAGGGTGGAGTTTGTGAGGACGGAGTGGTTTAGCGCTTTTGATG TCAAGGAGAGGATCGCAGAGACCTTCATCTCCAGGAATGGCGCAGGGCGCATCATACTGGCAGGCGACGCTGCCCACGTCCACAGCGTCAATGGTGGCCAGGGCCTCAACACGGGCATCGCGGACGCGTTCGCCCTGGTGTGGCGGCTTGCCCTGGTCGTCAACAACGACAAGTTGGCGAATCTCACACCAGACGCAGCAGCTAGGCTGATGGGGAGCTATGATGCCGAGCGCCGCAAGACGGCCGACGGTGTCATTGATGTGGCGGCACGGCTGGTTCGGAATACCATCGGATCGGCCGAGGAGTACGTGTCGACGATCGAAAAGAATGCCGGATACATCACGGGCATGGGCGTCATGTACGACGGCATGACGAGCGCTTTGGTTGTCGAGGGGGAGCAGATGGGCGTCTGGAAGGCCGGCAGGAGGTGTCCGGACATTTTGCTGTCTAGGCCTGGCGGGCAAGAGACGAGGTTATATGCAGAGGTCACGTATGGGAGCTATCTCATTCTTGGCATTGGGGGCGTCGATACGGGCTCAGAGTTTGTCGACTTCAGCACACGCTTTTCTCTGTTTTCTAGCGCGCAAGTTTGCAAAAACAGCGGTGCCCCCCAAGCAAACAGCTTTGTGGGAGAGGACATCAAAGAGAGTGACAAATTTGTCGTGGTCGTGAGGCCAGACATGTACATTGGTTTCGTTGGCGCCGGAGACAGCTGGAAGGAGTACATGGGCCAAATATTCAAAGGATAG